One segment of Rosa chinensis cultivar Old Blush chromosome 6, RchiOBHm-V2, whole genome shotgun sequence DNA contains the following:
- the LOC112170171 gene encoding probable LRR receptor-like serine/threonine-protein kinase At2g16250 — MRAMVDQRSIVWCFLLLWAALVFEPTFQQPSQQPLSSHADRVALVQLRSSLGLRGRDWPIKSDPCFVWKGVECSNGRVVGINVSGFRRTRLGSQNPQFSVDALANLTLLSSFNASNFLLPGSIPDWFGQRLGSLRVLDLTSCSVNGPIPLSLGNSTNLTGLSLSRNNLNGTIPASLSNLVSLLVLDLSQNRLTGSIPTSFGNLGNLSVLDISGNFLTGSIPPGIGNLLKLQSLNLSSNMLSSSIPPQLGGLDTLVDLDLSSNLLVGLLPSGLSNLQRIVVADNFLSGSVDVLWSMPQLSFLDVAGNNFTGLLPNSSSNANATAAVFNISQNSFYGPITPLVGKFGVIDLSGNYFEGEIPGYVGTNASLDSNCLQNLKNQRTLAECSSFYANRGLSFDNFGQPNSTQPPAAAPPGKKSNKNVIILASVLGGVGLIVVLVLFLVIVVLCSRKRGATTQRGVGVGSVPAGSSPPPAGASVNFSSVGDAFTYQQLLQATGDFNNTNLMKNGHTGDLFRGVLENGIPVVIKRIDLRSIKKEAYLLELDFFSKVSSTRFVPFLGHCLENENEKFMVYKYMPNGDLSSSLYKKTNTLDDTLQSLDWITRLKIALGAAEGLTYLHHECDPPLVHRDVQASSVLLDDKFEVRLGSLSDVCAQEGDTHQSRITRLLRLPQSSEQGASGSSTASCAYDVYCFGKVLLELVTGKLGISASSESQLKESLDDILPYISIYDKELVTKIVDPSLIVDEDLLEEVWAMAVVARSCLNPKPSRRPLMRYILKALENPVKVVREESTGSARLRKASSRGSWNAAVFGSWRSTSEVVVIPGASGTKAEGVSGLKHSATTGSQGSGQNGGGEHSSSRRRHSRDIFPEPSGVQDVERFDQD; from the exons ATGAGAGCCATGGTGGATCAAAGGAGCATAGTATGGTGTTTCTTGTTGTTGTGGGCGGCGTTGGTGTTTGAGCCCACATTTCAGCAACCGAGTCAGCAGCCACTGAGTTCACACGCCGACCGAGTTGCTCTGGTTCAGCTCAGATCGTCTTTGGGTTTGAGGGGCAGGGACTGGCCCATTAAGTCAGACCCTTGCTTCGTTTGGAAGGGTGTTGAATGCAGTAATGGTAGAGTTGTCGGGATTAACGTTTCTGGGTTTAGAAGAACTAGACTTGGGAGTCAAAACCCACAATTCTCAGTCGATGCTTTGGCCAATTTGACCCTTTTGAGTTCTTTCAATGCCTCCAATTTCTTGCTTCCGGGTTCCATTCCTGACTGGTTTGGCCAGAGGCTCGGGTCTCTGCGTGTTCTTGATCTCACTTCTTGTTCTGTGAATGGTCCTATTCCATTGAGTCTTGGAAATTCTACCAATCTGACTGGTCTGTCTTTGTCTCGTAATAACCTTAATGGGACAATTCCTGCTAGTTTGAGCAACTTGGTAAGCCTTTTGGTCCTTGACCTCTCTCAAAATCGGCTTACTGGATCCATTCCCACATCTTTCGGGAATCTTGGGAACCTTTCTGTTCTTGACATTTCTGGGAATTTCTTAACCGGGTCAATTCCTCCGGGCATTGGGAACCTCTTGAAGCTTCAATCTCTGAATCTTTCCAGCAACATGTTGTCTTCTTCCATTCCTCCTCAACTTGGGGGCCTTGATACCTTGGTTGACCTTGATCTCAGCTCCAATCTATTGGTAGGTCTGCTGCCTTCGGGTTTGAGTAACTTGCAGAGAATTGTAGTTGCGGACAATTTTCTCAGTGGTTCTGTGGATGTGCTCTGGTCAATGCCTCAATTGAGTTTTCTTGATGTGGCTGGAAACAATTTCACTGGTTTGCTGCCCAATTCCAGCTCGAATGCTAATGCCACTGCAGCAGTATTCAATATTTCTCAAAATTCGTTTTATGGGCCTATTACACCATTAGTTGGAAAGTTTGGTGTCATTGATCTTTCAGGAAACTATTTTGAAGGTGAGATACCAGGTTATGTTGGCACCAATGCATCTCTTGACAGCAATTGTCTCCAAAATTTGAAGAATCAGAGGACTTTGGCAGAATGTTCATCGTTTTATGCTAATAGGGGTTTGAGTTTTGATAATTTTGGGCAGCCAAACTCTACACAACCTCCTGCAGCCGCACCACCTGGgaagaaaagtaataaaaatgTGATCATATTGGCATCAGTTTTAGGAGGAGTTGGTTTGATTGTGGTTTTGGTCTTGTTTTTAGTAATAGTAGTCCTATGTTCACGCAAGCGGGGAGCTACAACTCAAAGGGGGGTTGGTGTGGGGTCAGTTCCTGCAGGCAGCAGTCCCCCACCAGCTGGAGCATCGGTTAACTTTTCTAGCGTAGGAGATGCATTCACATATCAGCAGCTGCTTCAAGCTACAGGTGACTTCAACAATACAAACTTAATGAAAAATGGCCACACAGGGGATCTCTTCAGGGGTGTCTTGGAAAATGGGATCCCTGTGGTTATTAAAAGGATTGATTTACGTTCGATTAAAAAGGAAGCATACCTGCTGGAGTTGGATTTCTTTAGTAAGGTGTCAAGTACAAGATTTGTTCCCTTTCTGGGACACTGTTTAGAGAATGAGAACGAGAAGTTCATGGTGTACAAATACATGCCAAATGGGGACCTATCAAGTTCTCTGTACAAGAAAACCAACACCCTGGATGATACTTTACAGTCATTGGATTGGATTACTAGATTAAAGATTGCATTAGGTGCTGCGGAGGGTCTCACCTATCTGCATCATGAGTGCGATCCACCCCTCGTGCACAG AGATGTGCAAGCAAGCAGTGTCCTTCTTGATGATAAATTTGAAGTGCGGCTAGGAAGCCTGAGTGATGTCTGTGCTCAAGAAGGAGATACTCATCAAAGCAGGATTACTAGGTTGCTGCGGTTGCCACA GTCATCCGAACAAGGTGCTTCTG GTTCATCGACAGCATCATGTGCCTATGATGTTTATTGTTTCGGGAAGGTATTACTTGAACTGGTAACAGGTAAATTGGGCATCAGTGCTTCCAGTGAATCCCAATTGAAGGAATCGTTAGATGACATACTTCCCTACATCAGTATATATGACAAGGAACTTGTGACAAAAATTGTGGATCCATCTTTGATTGTGGATGAGGACTTATTAGAGGAAGTGTGGGCTATGGCCGTCGTGGCCAGGTCCTGCCTAAATCCCAAGCCCTCAAGGCGCCCGCTAATGAGATATATTCTCAAGGCTTTGGAAAACCCTGTTAAGGTAGTAAGGGAAGAGAGTACTGGCTCTGCAAGGCTGAGAAAAGCTTCTTCTCGAGGGTCTTGGAATGCTGCTGTCTTTGGTAGCTGGCGCAGCACATCTGAGGTAGTGGTTATTCCAGGAGCCTCAGGTACCAAAGCTGAAGGAGTGAGTGGTTTGAAGCATTCAGCAACCACCGGTTCGCAGGGAAGTGGCCAAAATGGTGGGGGTGAACATTCATCCTCACGTAGACGGCATTCTAGGGATATTTTCCCTGAACCATCTGGTGTACAAGATGTAGAGAGATTTGACCAGGACTAG